Proteins found in one Amycolatopsis umgeniensis genomic segment:
- a CDS encoding ESX secretion-associated protein EspG, producing MPHSFSLSLAAVDILLEHGRFGPAPVPFEVPHIGTTVEQRAMVREAVFRDLEGRGLMRGGRLDADVELALATFVNPQLAVWAVAQMDKDKQLFARAATNGQFAVVARQDENLLVFEETRPTAIVASIVDLLPLTPAGPGQSVTIAKPASVPKRPRNDDAYDPFAGVSGPRTHGSNPQQRQVERIFEKAKTRVGQFSVFIRGGSVFPPLAWFDTEAGRFMMTSRQAADGQSWLTYAPADNARIAQQLYAQLEGQF from the coding sequence ATGCCGCACTCGTTCTCGCTGTCACTGGCGGCGGTGGACATCCTGCTCGAACACGGCCGGTTCGGCCCGGCGCCGGTTCCGTTCGAAGTCCCGCACATCGGCACCACGGTCGAGCAGCGCGCGATGGTGCGCGAGGCCGTCTTCCGCGATCTCGAAGGACGCGGCCTGATGCGCGGCGGCAGGCTCGACGCGGACGTCGAGCTCGCGCTCGCCACCTTCGTCAACCCGCAGCTCGCCGTCTGGGCGGTCGCGCAAATGGACAAGGACAAGCAGCTGTTCGCGAGGGCGGCGACGAACGGCCAGTTCGCGGTCGTCGCGCGCCAGGACGAGAACCTGCTCGTCTTCGAAGAGACCAGGCCGACAGCGATCGTCGCGTCGATCGTCGACCTGCTGCCGCTCACCCCGGCGGGACCCGGCCAGTCCGTCACCATCGCGAAGCCGGCCAGCGTGCCGAAGCGTCCTCGCAACGACGACGCTTACGACCCCTTCGCCGGTGTCAGCGGTCCTCGTACCCACGGGTCGAACCCGCAGCAGCGGCAGGTGGAGCGCATCTTCGAGAAGGCGAAGACGCGAGTGGGCCAGTTCAGCGTGTTCATCCGCGGCGGGAGCGTGTTCCCGCCGCTGGCCTGGTTCGACACCGAGGCGGGCCGGTTCATGATGACCTCGCGTCAGGCTGCCGACGGGCAAAGCTGGCTGACCTACGCTCCCGCCGACAACGCGAGGATCGCGCAACAGCTGTACGCCCAGCTCGAAGGCCAGTTCTGA
- a CDS encoding DUF3558 family protein, whose protein sequence is MMKKLYVVPLAAAGLVLAACSSEKPGNASPAPSAPPASSSASSAPTSGADTASIEPCSLVGASDLASYGTFKPPTTENAGGARLCTLSKEAATASESLSIGIGVRDTQGLETVSDAGNGKTTGNVNGRKAVLAPRPPAGCLMALELGSSARVDVLIATDDTEKACGIAEKVADIVEPKLPKS, encoded by the coding sequence ATGATGAAAAAGCTTTACGTGGTGCCGCTCGCCGCGGCCGGCCTGGTATTGGCCGCGTGCTCCAGCGAAAAGCCGGGAAACGCCAGCCCCGCGCCGTCTGCCCCGCCCGCGTCGTCGAGCGCGTCCAGCGCGCCCACGTCCGGCGCGGACACCGCGTCGATCGAACCGTGTTCACTCGTCGGCGCGTCGGACCTGGCGTCCTATGGGACGTTCAAGCCACCGACGACCGAGAACGCGGGCGGAGCCCGTCTCTGCACGCTGAGCAAGGAGGCGGCGACAGCCTCGGAAAGCCTCTCGATCGGTATCGGCGTCCGTGACACACAGGGGCTCGAAACGGTGAGTGACGCCGGCAACGGCAAGACCACCGGCAACGTCAACGGGCGCAAGGCGGTTCTCGCGCCCAGGCCCCCGGCGGGGTGCTTGATGGCACTCGAACTCGGCTCGTCGGCGCGTGTCGACGTCCTGATCGCCACCGACGACACCGAGAAGGCTTGCGGGATCGCCGAGAAGGTCGCCGACATCGTCGAACCGAAGCTTCCGAAGAGCTAA
- a CDS encoding glycosyltransferase — protein MTSETRQLPEGAVVGVVVTRHRRELLADSLKVIAAQTRPIDHLVVVDNGPDKSARDIVENFPLPFTYLPSHRNLGGAGGFALGMLHALSLGADWIWLADDDGRPADENVLAILLDEAEKRNLAEISPVVSNIEAPDKLAFPLRRGLTWKRSSSELGVDFLPGIASLMNGALFRASTLDVVGVPDLRLFFRGDEVELHRRLVRSGLPFGTSLKTAYLHPDGSDEFKPMLGGRFHAQDPENEVKRYYTYRNRGYLLSQPGMRKIGALEVVRFGLYFVGVKRDPKAFLQWLKLVRQGRKEKFYRY, from the coding sequence ATGACCAGCGAGACCCGGCAGTTGCCCGAAGGCGCCGTCGTCGGCGTCGTCGTCACGCGCCATCGGCGGGAACTGCTCGCGGACTCGCTCAAGGTGATCGCCGCGCAGACGCGGCCCATCGACCACCTCGTCGTGGTCGACAACGGGCCGGACAAGTCGGCGCGGGACATCGTCGAGAACTTCCCGCTCCCCTTCACGTACCTGCCTTCGCACCGCAATCTCGGTGGCGCGGGCGGGTTCGCGCTCGGCATGCTGCACGCGCTTTCGCTGGGCGCGGACTGGATCTGGCTTGCCGACGACGACGGCCGTCCCGCCGACGAGAACGTCCTCGCGATCCTGCTGGACGAGGCCGAAAAGCGGAATCTGGCCGAGATCTCGCCGGTGGTGTCGAACATCGAAGCGCCGGACAAACTCGCGTTCCCGTTGCGGCGCGGGCTGACCTGGAAGCGTTCGTCGTCGGAACTGGGCGTCGACTTCCTGCCCGGTATCGCCTCACTGATGAACGGCGCGCTGTTCCGGGCGTCCACTTTGGACGTCGTCGGTGTGCCGGATCTGCGGCTGTTCTTCCGCGGCGACGAGGTCGAACTGCACCGGCGCCTGGTGCGGTCGGGGTTGCCGTTCGGCACCTCGCTCAAGACCGCGTACCTGCACCCGGACGGCTCGGACGAGTTCAAGCCGATGCTGGGCGGCCGATTCCACGCGCAGGACCCGGAGAACGAGGTCAAGCGCTACTACACCTACCGCAACCGCGGATACCTGCTGTCGCAGCCGGGTATGCGCAAGATCGGCGCACTCGAAGTGGTGCGGTTCGGGCTGTACTTCGTCGGGGTGAAGCGGGACCCGAAGGCCTTCCTGCAGTGGCTCAAACTGGTGCGCCAGGGCCGCAAGGAAAAGTTCTACCGCTACTGA
- a CDS encoding ABC transporter ATP-binding protein, with protein sequence MVSIDVHNAYVDFPIFDAKTRSMKKKVLGKVGGKIGTESKVPIIEALHDVTLSLKQGDRVGLVGHNGAGKSTLLRLLSGIYEPTRGSAKISGKIAPVFDLGIGMDPEISGLENIIVRGLFLGMTAKEMEARVDDIAEFTELGDYLQMPLRTYSTGMRVRLALGVVTSIDPEILILDEGIGAVDAAFLNKAKDRLKDLVKRSGILVFASHSDEFLFELCDSAIWMDEGHVKQRGSLRDVLTGYKGRDPFENMSQETLERFGVAPEPVATTNGGQG encoded by the coding sequence ATGGTCAGCATTGATGTGCACAACGCCTACGTCGACTTCCCCATCTTCGACGCGAAGACCCGGTCCATGAAGAAAAAGGTACTGGGCAAGGTCGGTGGCAAGATCGGCACCGAAAGCAAGGTGCCGATCATCGAAGCCCTCCACGACGTGACGCTCTCCCTGAAGCAGGGCGACCGCGTCGGCCTGGTCGGCCACAACGGCGCCGGGAAGTCGACGCTGCTGCGGCTGTTGTCCGGGATCTACGAGCCCACCCGCGGCTCGGCGAAGATCTCGGGCAAGATCGCACCGGTCTTCGACCTCGGGATCGGCATGGACCCGGAGATCTCCGGGCTGGAGAACATCATCGTCCGCGGCCTGTTCCTCGGGATGACCGCGAAGGAGATGGAAGCGCGTGTCGACGACATCGCGGAGTTCACCGAACTCGGTGACTACCTGCAGATGCCGTTGCGGACCTACTCGACCGGTATGCGCGTGCGGCTGGCGCTGGGCGTGGTCACCTCGATCGACCCGGAGATCCTGATCCTCGACGAGGGCATCGGCGCGGTCGACGCGGCGTTCCTCAACAAGGCCAAGGACCGGCTGAAGGACCTGGTGAAGCGGTCCGGCATCCTGGTGTTCGCCAGCCACTCGGACGAGTTCCTCTTCGAACTCTGCGATTCCGCGATCTGGATGGACGAAGGACACGTGAAGCAGCGCGGTTCGCTGCGCGACGTGCTCACCGGATACAAGGGCCGCGACCCGTTCGAGAACATGAGCCAGGAGACGCTGGAGCGCTTCGGCGTCGCCCCCGAGCCCGTCGCGACGACGAACGGCGGCCAAGGATGA
- a CDS encoding ABC transporter permease yields MHATSTVHAPDGAAPTSVPPISDSKTFSRAFADIKTGFAAKELWGHLGWQDIKQRYRRSVIGPFWITISQGIIALGLGLLYSQLFALPTATFLPYISTGFIIWGFISGCLSEGMETFIANEGLIKQLPAPLSVYALRTVWRQTLMLAHNLIVYVIVVAIFFTSLDQPYAMSGDCVGQVLCHPGIGWYSLSAIPGILMLALNAGWVTLLLGIISTRYRDIPQVINSLIQLLFYMTPIVWPIDQLMAGGARDSISGALPFVYANPLFHFIQIVRAPLIGQAVSINSWFVVLGITVVGWGLALVAMRNYRSRVSYWV; encoded by the coding sequence GTGCATGCCACCAGCACGGTTCACGCCCCCGACGGTGCTGCGCCGACCTCGGTTCCGCCGATTTCGGACAGCAAGACCTTTTCGCGGGCGTTCGCCGACATCAAGACCGGGTTCGCCGCCAAAGAGCTGTGGGGACACCTCGGCTGGCAGGACATCAAGCAGCGCTATCGCCGCTCGGTGATCGGCCCGTTCTGGATCACCATCAGCCAGGGCATCATCGCGCTCGGCCTGGGACTGCTGTACTCACAGCTGTTCGCGCTGCCGACAGCGACGTTCCTGCCGTACATCAGCACCGGTTTCATCATCTGGGGCTTCATCAGCGGCTGCTTGTCCGAGGGCATGGAGACCTTCATCGCCAACGAGGGGCTCATCAAACAGCTCCCGGCACCGCTTTCGGTCTACGCCCTCCGCACGGTGTGGCGGCAGACGCTGATGCTGGCGCACAACCTGATCGTCTACGTCATCGTGGTCGCGATCTTCTTCACCAGCCTGGACCAGCCGTATGCGATGAGCGGCGATTGTGTCGGGCAGGTCCTCTGCCACCCCGGGATCGGCTGGTACTCGCTGAGCGCGATCCCCGGCATCCTGATGCTCGCGCTGAACGCCGGCTGGGTCACCCTGCTGCTGGGTATCATCTCGACCCGCTACCGCGACATTCCGCAGGTGATCAACTCGCTCATCCAGCTGCTCTTCTACATGACGCCGATCGTGTGGCCGATCGACCAGCTGATGGCGGGTGGCGCCCGTGACAGCATTTCGGGAGCGTTGCCGTTCGTCTACGCCAACCCGCTCTTCCACTTCATCCAGATCGTGCGTGCCCCGTTGATCGGGCAGGCCGTCAGCATCAACAGCTGGTTCGTGGTGCTCGGCATCACCGTCGTCGGCTGGGGCCTCGCCCTGGTGGCGATGCGCAATTACCGTTCCCGCGTCTCTTATTGGGTGTGA
- a CDS encoding GNAT family N-acetyltransferase, whose translation MTGSLVEAGEADLDRIRRWRNHPSVRRVSFTTHEIGAEEHRGWFEAVRADPSRRVLVYRHGGVPAGVVLFSDIDTEAGSAEWHFYLDVEGLGPETLPAWLKLEGAAVDYGFDVLGLSLLGGATLADNRQVLQLHRRFGFTETRRYVREVDGEPREVVWTELRAADRRTRKKR comes from the coding sequence ATGACCGGCTCGCTGGTCGAGGCCGGGGAAGCCGACCTCGACCGGATCCGGCGGTGGCGCAACCACCCGTCGGTCCGGCGGGTCAGCTTCACCACGCACGAGATCGGTGCCGAAGAACACCGTGGCTGGTTCGAGGCGGTCCGCGCGGACCCGAGCCGTCGCGTACTCGTGTACCGGCACGGCGGGGTGCCCGCCGGCGTCGTGCTGTTCAGCGACATCGACACCGAGGCCGGAAGCGCGGAATGGCACTTCTACCTGGACGTCGAAGGCCTCGGCCCGGAGACCCTCCCCGCCTGGCTGAAACTGGAGGGCGCGGCCGTCGACTACGGCTTCGACGTCCTCGGCCTGAGCCTGCTCGGCGGCGCGACGCTCGCCGACAACCGGCAGGTCCTGCAGCTGCACCGGCGATTCGGCTTCACCGAAACACGCAGGTATGTTCGGGAGGTCGACGGCGAGCCGCGCGAGGTCGTCTGGACCGAACTGCGTGCCGCCGACCGCCGGACCAGGAAGAAGAGGTAG
- the pseI gene encoding pseudaminic acid synthase, whose amino-acid sequence MTASEVRIGAHVLSAAHPPFVIAEMSGNHNGDLGRALEIVDAIAETGAQAVKLQTYRPDTITIDVDTPDFRIGDSHSLWGGENLYKLYERAHTPWEWHEPLFERARARGLEIFSSPFDPTAVELLESLDAPAYKIASSEIVDLPLIELCAKTGKPLIISTGMASVAEIDAAVRTARAAGNDQLVVLGCTASYPASPAESNLRGLPVLAGVTGTLVGLSDHTPGIGAPLAAVALGAVAIEKHVTLARTDGGVDSEFSLEPAELAALVTESHRAWEALGAAVIGPRESEKEGLRFRRSLYVVEDVRAGDTVTRENVRSIRPAGGLAPAEIVNVLGRTFASDVPKGTALTWGLI is encoded by the coding sequence ATGACCGCCAGCGAGGTGCGCATCGGCGCACACGTCCTCTCGGCAGCGCACCCGCCGTTCGTGATCGCCGAAATGTCCGGTAACCACAACGGTGACCTCGGCCGGGCACTGGAGATCGTCGACGCGATCGCCGAAACCGGTGCGCAGGCGGTCAAACTGCAGACCTACCGGCCGGACACGATCACCATCGACGTGGACACCCCGGACTTCCGGATCGGCGACTCGCATTCGCTGTGGGGCGGCGAGAACCTCTACAAGCTCTACGAGCGCGCCCACACGCCTTGGGAGTGGCACGAGCCGCTGTTCGAACGCGCCCGCGCCCGCGGTCTCGAGATCTTCTCCAGCCCGTTCGACCCCACCGCCGTCGAGCTGCTGGAGTCGTTGGACGCGCCCGCGTACAAGATCGCGTCGTCGGAGATCGTCGACCTGCCGCTGATCGAACTGTGCGCGAAAACCGGCAAACCACTGATCATCTCGACCGGGATGGCCAGCGTCGCCGAGATCGACGCGGCGGTGCGGACGGCGCGTGCGGCGGGCAACGACCAGCTCGTCGTGCTCGGCTGCACCGCCAGCTATCCGGCGTCGCCCGCGGAGAGCAACTTGCGCGGTCTGCCCGTTTTGGCGGGGGTGACCGGGACGCTCGTCGGCCTGTCCGACCACACGCCCGGCATCGGCGCCCCGCTCGCGGCCGTCGCTCTCGGCGCCGTCGCGATCGAGAAGCACGTGACGCTGGCCAGGACCGACGGCGGCGTCGACTCGGAGTTCTCCCTGGAACCCGCCGAGCTGGCCGCGCTGGTCACCGAGTCGCACCGCGCCTGGGAGGCGCTGGGCGCGGCGGTGATCGGGCCGCGCGAGAGCGAGAAGGAAGGCCTGCGGTTCCGGCGTTCCCTGTATGTCGTCGAGGACGTGCGTGCCGGGGACACGGTGACGCGGGAGAACGTCCGGTCGATCCGGCCAGCCGGTGGGCTGGCGCCCGCCGAGATCGTGAACGTGCTCGGCCGCACCTTCGCCTCCGATGTCCCGAAGGGCACCGCGCTCACCTGGGGCCTGATCTAG
- a CDS encoding DegT/DnrJ/EryC1/StrS family aminotransferase — MAEFLPYGRQSISDEDIAAVTDVLRGDWLTTGPAVTRFEEDLAEFTGGTPAVAVTSGTAALHVAYAAAGVGPGDEVVTSPMTFVATAATAALLGGKVVFADVETDTGNLDPAAASAAVTSRTKVIAAVDYAGHPAELDELGRLAHANGALLLEDAAHSVGGSWQGRPVGSLADLTTFSFFPTKNLTTAEGGAVVAASDELLTRARGFRNHGLVRDKTAQRYPDEGAWHQEVHEFGLNYRLPDVLCALGSSQLRRLAEFKKRRAEIHARYTAALSSLDGVLTPAVREGADPVWHLYPLRVLEGRRRELFDYLRGKGIGVQVNYIPAYWHPVFEDLGYRRGLCPNAELYYSQELSLPLFPALTDADVDRVIDEVHAFFR; from the coding sequence ATGGCTGAGTTCCTCCCGTACGGCCGTCAGTCCATTTCGGACGAGGACATCGCCGCTGTCACCGACGTGCTGCGCGGCGACTGGCTGACCACCGGCCCCGCCGTCACGCGTTTCGAGGAGGACCTCGCCGAGTTCACCGGCGGCACGCCCGCCGTGGCCGTCACCTCGGGCACGGCCGCGCTGCACGTCGCCTACGCGGCGGCCGGGGTCGGTCCGGGTGACGAGGTCGTCACCTCGCCGATGACGTTCGTCGCCACCGCCGCGACGGCCGCGCTGCTCGGCGGCAAGGTCGTGTTCGCCGACGTCGAGACGGACACCGGCAACCTCGACCCGGCGGCGGCTTCGGCAGCCGTCACTTCGCGGACCAAGGTCATCGCGGCCGTGGACTACGCCGGCCACCCGGCGGAACTGGACGAACTCGGCCGCCTCGCCCATGCCAACGGCGCACTGCTGCTGGAGGACGCCGCGCATTCCGTCGGCGGGAGCTGGCAGGGCAGGCCGGTCGGCTCGCTCGCCGACCTCACGACGTTCTCCTTCTTCCCCACCAAGAACCTCACCACGGCCGAAGGCGGCGCGGTGGTCGCCGCTTCGGACGAGCTGCTGACGCGGGCCCGCGGTTTCCGCAACCACGGGCTGGTGCGGGACAAGACGGCGCAGCGCTATCCGGACGAGGGCGCGTGGCATCAGGAGGTGCACGAGTTCGGCCTCAACTACCGGTTGCCGGATGTGCTGTGCGCCTTGGGAAGCAGCCAGCTGCGCAGGCTCGCCGAGTTCAAGAAGCGGCGCGCGGAGATCCACGCGCGGTACACCGCCGCACTGTCCTCTTTAGACGGAGTCTTGACGCCCGCCGTACGCGAAGGCGCGGACCCGGTGTGGCACCTGTACCCGCTGCGAGTCCTCGAAGGACGCCGTCGCGAACTGTTCGACTACCTGCGCGGCAAGGGAATCGGCGTCCAGGTCAACTACATCCCCGCCTACTGGCATCCGGTGTTCGAGGACCTCGGGTACCGGCGCGGGCTGTGCCCCAACGCGGAGCTGTACTACAGCCAGGAGCTTTCGCTGCCCCTGTTCCCGGCGTTGACCGACGCCGACGTGGACCGTGTCATCGACGAGGTCCACGCCTTCTTCCGCTGA
- the pseB gene encoding UDP-N-acetylglucosamine 4,6-dehydratase (inverting) translates to MSELDGSSILLTGGTGSFGKAFITYALAELNPRRLVVLSRDELKQYEARQQFDDDPRLRWFIGDIRDRRRLERAMHGVDYVVHAAALKQVDTGEYNPFEFVQTNVVGSQNVIEAAIDTGVKKVVALSTDKASSPINLYGATKLCADRMFISANHYAATHPTRFSVVRYGNVMGSRGSVIPFFRALAAKGESLPITHKEMTRFWITLPQAVRFVIDSFDQMNGGELYVPRIPSMRLVELAQAIAPGSPMHEVGIRPGEKLHEEMIAPDDARRTVRLTDRYVVQPHIAGWGYEPPTDGEPVPENFAYRSDTNDLWLDPEELRDLVEQYG, encoded by the coding sequence ATGTCCGAGCTGGATGGCTCCAGCATCCTGCTCACCGGCGGGACCGGTTCGTTCGGCAAGGCGTTCATCACCTACGCCCTGGCCGAGCTGAACCCGCGACGGCTGGTCGTGCTCTCCCGCGACGAGCTCAAGCAGTACGAAGCCCGGCAGCAGTTCGACGACGACCCGAGGCTGCGCTGGTTCATCGGCGACATCCGCGACCGCCGCCGGCTCGAGCGCGCGATGCACGGGGTCGACTACGTGGTGCACGCCGCCGCGCTCAAGCAGGTGGACACGGGTGAGTACAACCCGTTCGAATTCGTGCAGACCAACGTCGTCGGCTCGCAGAACGTCATCGAAGCCGCGATCGACACCGGCGTGAAGAAGGTCGTCGCGCTCTCGACCGACAAGGCGTCGAGCCCGATCAACCTCTACGGCGCCACGAAACTGTGCGCCGACCGGATGTTCATCAGCGCGAACCACTACGCCGCGACGCATCCGACCAGGTTCTCCGTGGTCCGCTACGGCAACGTGATGGGCTCACGCGGCAGTGTCATCCCGTTCTTCCGCGCGCTCGCGGCCAAGGGCGAGTCGCTGCCGATCACGCACAAGGAGATGACCCGCTTCTGGATCACGCTCCCGCAGGCCGTTCGGTTCGTGATCGACTCCTTCGACCAGATGAACGGCGGCGAGCTGTACGTGCCGCGGATCCCGAGCATGCGGCTGGTCGAACTCGCGCAGGCCATCGCGCCGGGTTCGCCGATGCACGAGGTCGGCATCCGGCCCGGCGAGAAGCTGCACGAAGAGATGATCGCCCCCGACGACGCCCGCCGGACCGTGCGGCTGACCGATCGCTATGTCGTCCAGCCGCATATCGCGGGCTGGGGCTACGAGCCGCCGACGGACGGCGAGCCCGTGCCGGAGAACTTCGCCTACCGTTCGGACACCAACGACCTGTGGCTCGACCCGGAAGAGCTGCGCGACCTGGTCGAGCAGTATGGCTGA
- a CDS encoding cytidylyltransferase domain-containing protein — MDPDPGAHVVNAVVQARASSTRLPGKVLRPLAGRSVLGWVVRAAAASPGIDAVVVATSTEAEDDAVAEEATRHGALVARGPLEDVLARFAVAVESYPADAVVRLTADCPLLDPALIGQLVTLWRARPSLDYLSTTLVRTLPRGFDAELVRGAVLAEQVETARGADREHVTSGIYSRPEIYSCSGVVVSPSADDLRVTLDTVEDWSVIEGVVAELGDRPGDWREVVAVLRRRPDLARLNQHVEQKKVAR, encoded by the coding sequence ATGGATCCAGACCCCGGGGCCCACGTGGTCAACGCCGTCGTCCAGGCGCGCGCGTCGTCGACCCGGCTACCTGGCAAAGTGCTCCGGCCACTGGCGGGCCGGAGCGTGCTGGGCTGGGTCGTCAGGGCCGCCGCGGCCTCGCCGGGAATCGACGCCGTCGTGGTCGCGACCTCCACGGAAGCCGAGGACGACGCGGTGGCCGAGGAAGCCACCCGGCACGGTGCCTTGGTCGCCAGGGGACCGCTCGAAGACGTCCTCGCACGCTTCGCCGTGGCCGTCGAGTCGTATCCGGCCGACGCCGTGGTGCGGCTCACCGCCGACTGCCCGCTGCTGGACCCGGCGCTGATCGGGCAGCTCGTCACGCTGTGGCGGGCCCGGCCCTCGCTGGACTACTTGAGCACGACGCTCGTGCGCACGCTGCCCCGGGGATTCGACGCGGAACTCGTGCGCGGGGCCGTCCTGGCCGAGCAGGTCGAGACCGCCCGCGGCGCCGATCGGGAACACGTGACTTCCGGCATCTACTCGCGGCCGGAGATCTACTCGTGCTCCGGTGTCGTGGTCAGCCCGTCCGCGGACGACCTGCGCGTGACCTTGGATACCGTCGAGGACTGGTCCGTCATCGAAGGTGTCGTGGCCGAGCTGGGGGATCGCCCCGGAGACTGGCGTGAGGTGGTCGCGGTGCTGCGACGGCGACCCGACCTCGCGAGGCTCAACCAGCACGTCGAGCAGAAGAAGGTGGCCCGTTGA
- a CDS encoding spore coat protein: MRRLMLRADASGTIGAGHVSRMVAYAERAVARRWEVVFSGRVDNAEWLAARFGELSVPVVPSAPFDDFDVVLVDHYDLGELRQEVNAAGALLVSIEDDVFGRREADLVVDCGFAPAPRPDDGSGALLRGVAYAPLRDVVREAREKRRGREEAERPHVTVVLGGGTEWAGTVSALLHALRDTGLPFVADVLVRGEPTVPAALPGQEFRIAPPGPGLLDLLVEADVAVSAAGVTLLELCCLGVPTGVVQLVDNQETGYRGALDLGLAAGLGSASALDAGAVETLRTLLRDTEARRRLSEKAASVVDGKGVDRVLDRLEALEDRRCPRSSLPFSV, encoded by the coding sequence TTGAGGAGGCTGATGCTCCGGGCCGACGCCTCCGGGACGATCGGCGCGGGCCACGTCTCGCGCATGGTCGCCTATGCCGAACGCGCGGTCGCGCGGCGCTGGGAGGTCGTGTTCTCCGGCCGGGTGGACAACGCCGAGTGGCTGGCCGCACGGTTCGGCGAGCTGTCCGTTCCCGTGGTGCCGTCCGCGCCCTTCGACGACTTCGACGTGGTGCTCGTCGACCACTACGACCTCGGCGAGCTGCGTCAGGAGGTCAACGCCGCGGGCGCGTTGCTGGTGTCCATCGAGGACGACGTGTTCGGCAGGCGCGAAGCGGACCTCGTCGTCGACTGCGGTTTCGCCCCCGCGCCGAGGCCCGACGACGGCTCCGGCGCACTGCTGCGAGGCGTGGCCTACGCGCCGCTGCGAGACGTGGTCCGGGAGGCGCGAGAGAAGCGTCGCGGTCGTGAAGAGGCCGAGCGGCCGCACGTGACCGTGGTGCTCGGCGGCGGGACCGAATGGGCGGGCACGGTCAGCGCGTTGCTGCACGCGTTGCGCGATACGGGGCTGCCCTTCGTCGCCGACGTGCTCGTGCGCGGTGAACCCACCGTGCCGGCCGCCCTGCCCGGCCAGGAATTCCGCATCGCGCCGCCCGGACCGGGGCTGTTGGACCTGCTGGTGGAGGCGGACGTCGCGGTGAGCGCGGCAGGCGTCACCCTGCTGGAGCTGTGCTGCCTCGGCGTCCCGACCGGCGTCGTGCAGCTTGTCGACAACCAGGAGACGGGCTACCGGGGCGCGCTGGATCTCGGGCTGGCGGCCGGGCTGGGGAGCGCGTCGGCGCTCGACGCGGGAGCCGTCGAGACGCTGCGGACCTTGCTGCGGGACACGGAAGCGCGGCGGCGGTTGTCGGAAAAGGCGGCGTCCGTGGTGGACGGCAAGGGTGTGGACCGCGTGCTGGACCGGTTGGAAGCTCTTGAGGACCGAAGGTGTCCTCGTTCCTCCCTACCGTTCTCCGTATGA
- a CDS encoding epoxide hydrolase family protein: MTISPHRITVPQRDLDDLAARLANTRWPDEIDGVGWGLGTPLGYLQELAEYWRLRYDWRAHEERLNGFPGFMTNIDGANVHFLHARSPEPGAKPLVLTHGWPGSIVEFLDVIGPLSDPRAYGGDPEDAFHVVVPSLPGFGFSGPTTETDWGPDRIADAWPVLMSRLGYERFGLHGGDWGALVSRQVGVRCPERVIGAHLTMLPSAVPESEADLDGLTGDELARGEAALARGREFQYGELGYAMIQSTKPQTLAYGLTDSPAGQLAWLVEKFKSYSDSRDVPEDAIDRDELLTSVMLYWLTGTANSSSRIYAALGAAWGDEPPKSTVPTGVAVFPKDTGLPIRHLAERTDNVVHWSTLDRGGHFPGLEVPDLLIGDLRTFFRPLR; the protein is encoded by the coding sequence ATGACCATCTCGCCGCATCGGATCACCGTCCCCCAGCGCGACCTCGACGACCTCGCCGCCCGCCTGGCGAACACCCGCTGGCCGGACGAGATCGACGGCGTCGGCTGGGGGCTCGGGACGCCGCTCGGGTACCTCCAGGAGCTGGCCGAGTACTGGCGCCTCCGCTACGACTGGCGCGCGCACGAAGAGCGCCTCAACGGTTTCCCGGGCTTCATGACGAACATCGACGGCGCGAACGTCCACTTCCTGCACGCGCGGTCACCCGAGCCCGGCGCGAAGCCGCTGGTGCTCACGCACGGCTGGCCGGGGTCCATTGTGGAGTTCCTCGACGTCATCGGCCCCCTGTCCGATCCGCGTGCGTACGGCGGCGACCCCGAGGACGCCTTCCACGTCGTCGTGCCGTCACTGCCCGGGTTCGGGTTCTCCGGGCCGACGACCGAGACGGACTGGGGGCCCGACCGGATCGCCGACGCCTGGCCGGTGCTGATGTCGCGGCTCGGGTACGAGCGGTTCGGGCTGCACGGCGGCGACTGGGGCGCGCTCGTGTCGCGTCAGGTGGGCGTCCGATGCCCGGAGCGGGTGATCGGCGCGCATCTGACGATGCTGCCGAGCGCGGTGCCCGAGTCCGAGGCCGATCTCGACGGGCTCACCGGCGACGAGCTCGCGCGCGGTGAGGCGGCGCTGGCGCGCGGGCGGGAGTTCCAGTACGGCGAGCTGGGCTACGCGATGATCCAGTCGACCAAGCCGCAAACGCTTGCCTACGGGCTCACCGACTCACCGGCCGGGCAGCTCGCGTGGCTCGTGGAGAAGTTCAAGTCCTATTCGGACTCTCGTGACGTCCCGGAAGACGCCATCGATCGCGACGAGCTGCTCACCAGCGTGATGCTCTACTGGCTCACCGGCACGGCGAACTCGTCTTCGCGGATCTATGCCGCGTTGGGAGCGGCCTGGGGCGACGAACCGCCGAAGTCCACGGTGCCCACCGGGGTGGCGGTGTTCCCGAAGGACACCGGACTCCCGATCCGGCACCTCGCCGAGCGCACCGACAATGTCGTGCACTGGTCCACTCTGGACCGTGGCGGGCACTTCCCTGGGCTGGAGGTGCCGGATCTGCTCATCGGCGACCTGCGGACGTTCTTCCGCCCGCTGCGCTGA